In Fusobacterium sp. SYSU M8D902, the genomic window CCTTGATCTTTTTTAAGAGGACCGATTTTTTTAGCAATAGCTTTTGCAACGTTCTCATAGTCATGGTGATCAGTTAATAGAGGAGCACCAACTCTAATATCTTTAAATGAATCACTGTAAGAAGCGATCTCTTTACTTAAGTTTTCACTCTCTACTCCATTCATAACGTTAGTACCTTGTACTAAGATATGAGTATATCCTTCAGCTTTTAATTGATCTAAAACCTCTTGAGGGTTTAATTTTACAATTCCTCTATCTTTTAATCTTCTCATAATAATTCTAGAAGTATAAGCTTCTTTAACATCTACATTTTTAAATTCTTTTTTAACTTTGTCATTGATTCTATCAATAGTTAAAGCTCTAGTGTCATCAAAAGTAGTACCAAAGTGTACCATTAAGATAGCAGCCTTATCATCTTTTTTCATTCCATCAAAAAAATCTTTGTCCACAAATCCTCCATCTGAATGTGCTAATGCCACAGCTCCATTAACTAATAGCATTGAGCTTAAAAATAGTTTTGTAATTGTTCTCATAAAATTCCTCCTAATTAATTTAGGGGCAAAAAAATCCCCACTTTTTTTGGGGGACAGGTAAATTGCTCTATTGATAGAGTAATATCCTTGTCCTCGCAAGATATTAAATAACGTATAAGGCTGGTCTCCTGACTTAACTTCAACTTACTAGGTAAACCTTCCCAATTGCTCAGTGGTATCTTTACCGTTCATCAGTAACACAGTGGCGGGACCGTGGAGGAATAAACCTCTCTTCCCAATTAATCTCTAAAGAGAACCTTAAAACAATATTTTGTTCTAATATCAATATACTATGTTTATTTTAAAAAGTCAATAGTGAATGTTATAAAATGTAAAACAATAAATTATGATTGACAAAGGATAAATTAAATAATAGAATTTATATGATTAATGATAAATAGGAGATGTTAAAGATGAAGAGTTTAAAAATAATATGTATATTTATACTTACAGCCTTTATTGCATTAGGGGAGGAGAGTTTTTATATTAAACAGGGAAATGAGGAGTTGAAGCTTGATTATACACCTAAAAAAGTTATAACAGATTCAGCAATTTTATCAAGATTTTTTGATGCTTTACAGATAGATTTAGTGGGAGTACCAAACTCATCTACAAGGATTCCTAAAAGATATGATAAGAGTGAGAGAATAGGAAAATCAGGAATGCCAGATTTAGAAAAAGTAAAATCTTTAGGGACAGACCTAGTTGTAGCTACACTATTTTCTAAGAATAATATCAAGCCTAAATACGATATGCTAAATATACCAAGTTTTTATATGGAAGTTGAAACTTATGCACAATCCAAAGAGGCAGTTGAGATTTTGGGAAGAGCGTTTCATAGAGAGGAGAGAGCCAAAGAGATACTAAATGATTGGGACAGAAGAGAGAGTATCTTAATAGAGAAGGCAAGTAAACAGCAAGGGAAAAAAATTGCAATCATCTATGGGAATGGAGAGAGTTTCTTTATGACTGGAAAGCAACATTTTTTAGAGGAGCTTATAGAGAAGATAAACTGTGAAAACGTGGTTACTTCATTAGATAAAAACTCCACAGATAAAAAATCTGTTCCATTTAGTCTAGAGCAGTTAGTACTTTTAAATCCAGATATTATTTTGATAATGCCAAATAGCAAAACTAAGAATGGAGAGGTTTTTAAAGAGAGCTTTAAAACAAATTCTATATGGAAATTGACTACTGCTTACAAGAATGATGCTATCCATATAATTGATCCAACACTGTTTAGAATGAGTGCTGGAGTTAATTCAATTGATGCTTTAGAGGAGTTATATAGATATGTCTATGGTGAATAGAAAAACTTTTATTATTTTATTTTCAATGCTAATTTTAGTTATGATCTCTCTATTTTCTGTGAGATTTGGGAGTGTTAATTTTGAATTGCAAGAGATAATTAAGGCTCTTTTTATCAAGGGTTACAACAATGAGATATTAAAATCAATACTCTGGGATATTCGTATTCCTAGAATATTAATAGCCTTGATGGTTGGTTGTAATCTCTCTTTGGCTGGGGTACTTTTACAAGCAGTTATGAAAAATCCATTGGCAGATCCAGGATTGACAGGAGTTTCAGCAGGTGCTAGTGTTTCAGCTTTGATTGTTATGATAATTTTTCCAAATGCAATGCTATTTATGAATCTGACAGCATTTATAGGGGGAGCTTTAGCCTGTGCTTTAGTATTTTTATTAGCTTGGAAGAAGGGATTAAAACCTCTGAGAGTTATTTTGGCTGGAGTGGCAGTAAACTCTATATTGGGAAGTATTACAGGACTTATGTTCATACTTTTTAGTGATGAGATACAAGGGGTACTCTCTTGGCTAAATGGGAGCTTGAATGGAAAGAATTGGAATCATGTATATGGGATTCTCCCCTATACAGTAGTAGGAATAGCTGGGGCTATGACATTGATAAGAGATGCTAATATCCTGCAACTGGGGGATAACTTTGCTATTAACTTAGGTTTTAATATTCCAAGAAAGAGATTGAAACTATCTCTTTTTGCCTGTTTTTTAACGGGGATATCAGTTGCAAATGTTGGGTTGATAGGGTTTGTGGGCTTGATAGTTCCACATATGGCAAGAATGATAATAGGATCTGATCATCTTTATCTACTTCCATTTTCCTCAATATTAGGAGCTATTGTTTTAGTGTTGGCAGATACAATTTCAAGGACACTCTTTGCTCCTATTGAGATTCCAGCTGGGATAGTAATGGCTGTAATTGGAGTGCCATTTTTCCTATATTTACTAAGAAAGACAGGGGATTGATATGTACATAATAAATGGAGAAAATATAGAGATAGCTTATGAAAAAAATATGGTTATTAAGGGGATTGATCTCACTATAAAAAAAGGGGAGATATTGAGTATACTAGGTACTAACGGTTGTGGAAAATCTACTCTACTAAAGGCTATATCGAGAGTTATACCTTATAAAAATGGAACAATATCATTGGAAGGTGAGATTATTCATAACATAAAGAGTAAGGAGTTTGCTAAAAAACTTGCTTTTGTATCTCAAAATAATGAGATTCCAGATGACATAACTGTGGAAGCTTTTATAAAGTATGGGAGAATGCCTCATAAGAGATGGTATGAAGTGTTGAATAAAGAGGATGATGAGATAGTTGCTTGGGCAATGCAAATGTGTAAGATAGAGAAGTTTAAAGATAGAAAGGTTATGAGTCTATCTGGAGGAGAGAGACAAAAAGTTTGGATAGCTATGGTACTTGCTCAAAAAACACCAGTCTTACTCCTAGATGAACCAACTACATATTTAGATATATGTCATCAATTTGAGATAATGGAGTTAGTGAGGGAGCTAAATAGGGAGCTAAATATAACTATAGTTATGGTTCTTCATGATCTAAATCAAGCATCTCAATACAGTGATAGAGTCTTAGTATTAAAAGATGGGAAAAAATATGCTGAAGGGGTCACTGGAGAGGTACTCACTCCAAAGCTAGTAAGAGAAGTATATAGAGTTGAGAGTGAGGTTGAATTTCAAAATAATCTACCATATTTTAAGCTTAAAGGGATAGTAAAATAGGTTACATTTTTTGCAAAATAATAGGAGTTGTAGTATAATATATTAAATAATGAGGAGGAAAAAATGAAAAAGATTTTATTATGTAGTTTGATTTTAGGAGCAACAACAATAGTTAGTGCTGAAGAGATAACTGTCTATGGACCTAGCTCTATGAAGTGGATAGAGAAAAAATATGGAAGTGTATTTCAAAAGGAAACAGGAGATACAATAAAATTTATAGCTATAGATGGAATAGTTGGAAGATTGAAATTGGAGAAAAAGAATCCTAAAGCTGACGTAGTAGTAGGACTTACTGAACTTACAACTGAAATGGCTAGAAGGGATAATCTAATTCTGCCATATACACCTAAAAATATAGGGAATATAACTAATGAAAAATTTAAAATGAACAGCAATTATGTAACACCTTTAGATTATGGATTATTAGCTATAAACTATAACAAAGAGCAGATAAAAAATCCACCTAAAAATCTAAAAGAGCTTGGAGAGATGAGTAAAAAACTTATGGTAGAGAATCCAAAGGTATCTATTACAGGAGAAGAGGCTTTACAATGGAGTGTGGCTCTATATGGAGATAATTGGATAGAGTTTTGGAAGGAGTTAAAACCAGCTGTTTATAGTGTAGAACCAGGTTGGAGTGAGGCTTTTGCTAAGTTCTCATCTGGAGAGGCTCCAATGATGATAGGATATGCAACAAGTAATCTATTCTTTACAGGAGAGGATTCAGCTAAATACGATAGTTTCTTATTGGAAGAGGGAAGCTTTATGTATCAAGAGGGAGGAGCTCTTGTAAATAAAAAAGAGGTAAAAGAGGGAGCTAAAAAATTTATGGAGAGAATCTTGTCAGATGATTTCCAAAAGATTATGAGTGAGAAAAACTATATGTTCCCAGTTACAAATGTTGAGATAGATAAAAGCTTTGAAAATGTACCAACTACTGATAAAACAGTAAAACTTTCTAAAGAGCAGATAGATAAACTTATTGATAATCTAGATGAATATAAGAAGGAGTTAA contains:
- a CDS encoding sirohydrochlorin cobaltochelatase — encoded protein: MRTITKLFLSSMLLVNGAVALAHSDGGFVDKDFFDGMKKDDKAAILMVHFGTTFDDTRALTIDRINDKVKKEFKNVDVKEAYTSRIIMRRLKDRGIVKLNPQEVLDQLKAEGYTHILVQGTNVMNGVESENLSKEIASYSDSFKDIRVGAPLLTDHHDYENVAKAIAKKIGPLKKDQGVVLVGHGTPHFGGSAYAMMDYVFSAEGYDNYAVGTVEGYPEFDNVVKKLKDRGIKDVILMPFMFVAGDHARNDIAGEWNEELQKAGFTVSKVMLMGLGQNEDIQNIYVDHLKFVSHHEKEDMAAKKVQYSNDKD
- a CDS encoding ABC transporter substrate-binding protein, whose amino-acid sequence is MKSLKIICIFILTAFIALGEESFYIKQGNEELKLDYTPKKVITDSAILSRFFDALQIDLVGVPNSSTRIPKRYDKSERIGKSGMPDLEKVKSLGTDLVVATLFSKNNIKPKYDMLNIPSFYMEVETYAQSKEAVEILGRAFHREERAKEILNDWDRRESILIEKASKQQGKKIAIIYGNGESFFMTGKQHFLEELIEKINCENVVTSLDKNSTDKKSVPFSLEQLVLLNPDIILIMPNSKTKNGEVFKESFKTNSIWKLTTAYKNDAIHIIDPTLFRMSAGVNSIDALEELYRYVYGE
- a CDS encoding iron ABC transporter permease, with the translated sequence MSMVNRKTFIILFSMLILVMISLFSVRFGSVNFELQEIIKALFIKGYNNEILKSILWDIRIPRILIALMVGCNLSLAGVLLQAVMKNPLADPGLTGVSAGASVSALIVMIIFPNAMLFMNLTAFIGGALACALVFLLAWKKGLKPLRVILAGVAVNSILGSITGLMFILFSDEIQGVLSWLNGSLNGKNWNHVYGILPYTVVGIAGAMTLIRDANILQLGDNFAINLGFNIPRKRLKLSLFACFLTGISVANVGLIGFVGLIVPHMARMIIGSDHLYLLPFSSILGAIVLVLADTISRTLFAPIEIPAGIVMAVIGVPFFLYLLRKTGD
- a CDS encoding ABC transporter ATP-binding protein, which encodes MYIINGENIEIAYEKNMVIKGIDLTIKKGEILSILGTNGCGKSTLLKAISRVIPYKNGTISLEGEIIHNIKSKEFAKKLAFVSQNNEIPDDITVEAFIKYGRMPHKRWYEVLNKEDDEIVAWAMQMCKIEKFKDRKVMSLSGGERQKVWIAMVLAQKTPVLLLDEPTTYLDICHQFEIMELVRELNRELNITIVMVLHDLNQASQYSDRVLVLKDGKKYAEGVTGEVLTPKLVREVYRVESEVEFQNNLPYFKLKGIVK
- a CDS encoding thiamine ABC transporter substrate-binding protein encodes the protein MKKILLCSLILGATTIVSAEEITVYGPSSMKWIEKKYGSVFQKETGDTIKFIAIDGIVGRLKLEKKNPKADVVVGLTELTTEMARRDNLILPYTPKNIGNITNEKFKMNSNYVTPLDYGLLAINYNKEQIKNPPKNLKELGEMSKKLMVENPKVSITGEEALQWSVALYGDNWIEFWKELKPAVYSVEPGWSEAFAKFSSGEAPMMIGYATSNLFFTGEDSAKYDSFLLEEGSFMYQEGGALVNKKEVKEGAKKFMERILSDDFQKIMSEKNYMFPVTNVEIDKSFENVPTTDKTVKLSKEQIDKLIDNLDEYKKELITVLKD